AAAATTGATAATTATACTTGGGACAAATTCTCAAAATCTTACCCATTTAAGCCATGACGATTCAACCCCTCATTGACCATTTTGAGACTTGTCTTCCTTTGAAAGAGAGCGATAAAAATTTATTGGAAAGCCGAGTCAATCATCGCTCAATCAAGCGACGGCAGTTTATTTTGCAAGAGGGATTCCCCTGTAAACACTATACGTTTGTAATAAATGGTTGTTTCAGAATGTTTGGCGTAGATGCCAAAGGAACCGAACATAACATTCAATTTGCGATTGAAAATGATTGGATTGCCGATATTGGCAGTTTTCATTCAGGAAAGCCGAGCAAGTTATTCATCGAAGCCATCGAGCCCTCTGTCATCCTACAAATCGAACAGCAAGATTTGTATTTTCTCTACACCAATCTACCTAAACTCAATCGAATCTTTAAAGTCATCATTGAAAACAAGTATGTAGAATTGCAAAATCGGGTATTGCAAAATATCAGCTCTACGGCTTTGGAGCGGTATTTGACTTTTCAGGAACAATACCCCACACTAGCTTTACGGCTGCCCAATACCCAAATTGCTTCTTACTTGGGCATTACTCCTGAATTTTTAAGCAAAATTCGGAAAGATATCGCTTCTGAAAGCGCTAACCTTAAACTATCTTAAGGATATTTCTTAAGATAGTTTATTGGCAGCTTCCAACAATTGGTCGGACCTTTGCATGGGCAATTAAACAAAACAAGCTAATGGTATTTTAGTAGTTTGGTACACTGGGCAAAACCGTCACCTTGGCTGAAGCCAAAAAAAAGTTTAACAAATACACCCTTATTTCACCTTTAAAAACAATCAATTATGAAAATCACGAAAATTGTTAGCACCCTTTGTTTCGTTTTTGGAATCTCGTTTTTGGCCAATGCCCAAACCTCCGTGAATGAATTGGTGAAAGAGTGGGAACGTGCCAAAGCCTACACCAAAGAATACCTTGATGCCATGCCTGAATCAGGCTATGCCTTGAAGCCCACGCCTGATATTCGTTCGTTTGCTGAGCAAATGCTGCATTTGAGTGACGCCAATTATGGATTTGTCTCGGCAGCAACGGGTGAAAAAAGCCCTTATGGCCCTGGAGAATTAGAAAAAAGCACCGATAAATCGAAAGCCAACGTGACAAAAATCGTCTTGGAGGGCTATGATTTCGTTATCAATGGCCTCAAAAAAATGACTCCCGCGCAATTGAACGAAAGTATCAAGTTGTTTGGAAGATTTGACATGACCAAAGGAATGGCGGTTGCGAAGTGTTTTGAACATCAAACCCACCACCGTGGACAATGTACTATTTATTTGCGCTTGGCTGGCGTAAAACCACCAAATGAGAAATTGTTTTAATCCTATTTGAGATGAATTCAAAACTAATTTCTGCAATATATCTTGTATTTTGTTGCTCGTATGTTTACGGGCAACAAAATTTAAGAAGGGCCTTTCAACCGCCATCCATAGTCAATAAAATACCTTATGGGGCTAATGCCAAAGCGGGGCATTATGCAAAGACAAAGGATGCCAACATTTATTATGAAGTATATGGCAAAGGTCAGCCAATTGTCCTTCTACACGGTGGAATATTGGGTTCTACCATCGAAATGGCCGAATTTATTGACAGTCTCTCTAAAAACTTTCAGGTTATTGCAGTTTCTACACGGGGACACGGAAAATCAGAAATAGGTAGTTTACCAATAACTTACGAACAAAAAGCCGATGATGTATTGTCGGTAATCAATGTCATCACCAAAGAAAAAGTCGTTATCTTAGGGTTTAGCGATGGGGCTTATACCAGCTATAAAATAGCAAGTATGTATCCCGAAAGAATAAAGAAAGTGATAGCGATTGGGGCAGGCGAACAAATTCCAGGGTTAAGAAAAGTGGTGTTTAATCCGAAAGAATTATTGAATACAGATAAGGCATATTGGACTCAACAAAAAGCCATAATGCCTGAACCTGAAAAATTAGAAGATTTTTGGGCAAAAATGGAAGTTTTCTACAATACCATGACCGCCAGCAAAGAATTATTTGGTTCAATAAAATGTCCTGTACTTATTATGGCTGGTGAATTAGACCGAAATGCACCGCTTTCAACTGTAATCAACGCTTATAATATGCTACCCAACAGCCAGTTATGTATTATACCCAATACTGGCCACGTTGTGTTTCTTGAGAATTTTGCAGCGGTTTGGGAAAGTATTGTACCTTTTTTAAAATACTGAGATAATTGGTTTTAAGGACCACAAAATGTACGATTACTACAAAATAAACTAAAATGTGATGAAAGGCCTCATTGGTATATTCACTAGCGGCTTATTGCTTCTCTCCATCAATTTATTGGCCCAACAAAGTATCAAGTTAACCCCCACTAACCTTGTAGCCAATCAAGTGTATATGGCTCTCGAAAAGCTGGAAGGCAAAGCGGTATTAAAAATCATCAAAGATTCTACCCTAAAAGCAGTTGATGAAGCTACGTTTGTAAAAATCAAAGACATTGATTTTCAAGATGGAACGATTGAAGTAAAGGTACTCAGTCGTTTGTTGAAAACGGCTCGCCCTTCCGACCGTGGGTTTATAGGCATTGCCTTCAGAATCAATAAACAAAATTCTGCTTTTGAATGCATCTATATTCGTCCTACCAATGGCCGGTCCGACGACCAAGTACGCCGCAATCACTCCATTCAATACTTTGCTTTTCCTGATTTCAAATTTGACCGCCTACGAAAAGAATCGCCCGAAAAATACGAATCGTATGC
This region of Runella rosea genomic DNA includes:
- a CDS encoding Crp/Fnr family transcriptional regulator, with amino-acid sequence MTIQPLIDHFETCLPLKESDKNLLESRVNHRSIKRRQFILQEGFPCKHYTFVINGCFRMFGVDAKGTEHNIQFAIENDWIADIGSFHSGKPSKLFIEAIEPSVILQIEQQDLYFLYTNLPKLNRIFKVIIENKYVELQNRVLQNISSTALERYLTFQEQYPTLALRLPNTQIASYLGITPEFLSKIRKDIASESANLKLS
- a CDS encoding DinB family protein; protein product: MKITKIVSTLCFVFGISFLANAQTSVNELVKEWERAKAYTKEYLDAMPESGYALKPTPDIRSFAEQMLHLSDANYGFVSAATGEKSPYGPGELEKSTDKSKANVTKIVLEGYDFVINGLKKMTPAQLNESIKLFGRFDMTKGMAVAKCFEHQTHHRGQCTIYLRLAGVKPPNEKLF
- a CDS encoding alpha/beta fold hydrolase; the protein is MNSKLISAIYLVFCCSYVYGQQNLRRAFQPPSIVNKIPYGANAKAGHYAKTKDANIYYEVYGKGQPIVLLHGGILGSTIEMAEFIDSLSKNFQVIAVSTRGHGKSEIGSLPITYEQKADDVLSVINVITKEKVVILGFSDGAYTSYKIASMYPERIKKVIAIGAGEQIPGLRKVVFNPKELLNTDKAYWTQQKAIMPEPEKLEDFWAKMEVFYNTMTASKELFGSIKCPVLIMAGELDRNAPLSTVINAYNMLPNSQLCIIPNTGHVVFLENFAAVWESIVPFLKY
- a CDS encoding family 16 glycoside hydrolase; translation: MKGLIGIFTSGLLLLSINLLAQQSIKLTPTNLVANQVYMALEKLEGKAVLKIIKDSTLKAVDEATFVKIKDIDFQDGTIEVKVLSRLLKTARPSDRGFIGIAFRINKQNSAFECIYIRPTNGRSDDQVRRNHSIQYFAFPDFKFDRLRKESPEKYESYADMGLNEWIKMKIVVKGKQAKLFLNDNNEPSLIVNDLKLGENTTGALGLFVDVGTEGYFADLKVTKQ